A genome region from Setaria italica strain Yugu1 chromosome III, Setaria_italica_v2.0, whole genome shotgun sequence includes the following:
- the LOC101783215 gene encoding probable ubiquitin-conjugating enzyme E2 23 produces MQDKAGQFICYLDLVRLNSPAAGSNRNRGLVLKGMPGPKVVVQCLDGTVVTVNARNVRVADRSYFCPGMVVASASDRGGQLGVVTGAAVELDLVRLDGEDAAAALVARGVSPAELRRVSEFCLGDYVVSGPWLGRVFEVSLDVDVLFDDGTVCRVTTADGKLWPVGEGSSKRYTNNVFYPGQRVGGRSSVFKAARWLKGYWKPSDGEGTVSKVETASVLVYWVASSQLGAERSVVQASSTPAHQQSPRDLTFFRAGDDVLARFWGVGDRCFFRAPCRRRVLPAGDVGANRNRLRRLGAKRTPRRESWSHAGFERPLSVASTRTTLDVLWQDGTRQCQAPSVSLVPTMPQNTHHLFPGQRVVSRTSSDGDGDVARSGVVRSLNFTDQTVRVSWQKAAAEHADDETLSSTYDLGRDFDSNVFYGDVVVRRRPTDSSIGVAGDICGSTEEPVLTPCRKKEPTRAHDLSWVGHIVDFCDAHHVQVKWGDGNMSKVSFHEITVVKEQSFGEFLQEIGEWVSEDGGMSNDAIDHEAQVTAAAVVSIPPHTNFNSPRDRVNGWTVPGASTSELTARGNNNVSAPVSGGDGDAKETSTAVAGINGGGGGEGKQAEADATGDDKSFSFPQFDIVQSPSDHHYLDNMEQGTGGGKKWMKRVQKEWNILENNLPDTIFMRAYEDRMDLLRAVMVGASGTPYHDGLFFFDLQLPPSYPAAPPLVCYRSFGLRVNPNLYPSGTVCLSLLNTFGGHGAELWSPEASTVLQVVVSIQGLVLNAQPYYNEAGYAVLVGTPQGRRNELPYSENTYLLTLQTMLHLLRRPPAGFEEFVRDHFHRRGQHVLRACEAYLDGCLVGTLDGEGSGARRPCSAGFRLALANVVPRLVEAFTAIDADGCKEFDRIRVPTVCT; encoded by the exons ATGCAGGACAAGGCTGGGCAGTTCATCTGCTACCTAGACTTGGTCAGGCTCAACTCGCCGGCGGCAGGCTCCAACCGGAACCGCGGGCTGGTTCTCAAGGGCATGCCCGGGCCGAAGGTCGTCGTGCAGTGCCTCGACGGCACCGTGGTGACGGTGAATGCTCGCAACGTCCGTGTCGCGGACCGGAGCTACTTCTGCCCGGGCATGGTCGTCGCGTCGGCGTCAGACCGTGGCGGCCAGCTCGGGGTCGTCACGGGCGCCGCCGTGGAACTGGATCTGGTCCGGCTAGACGgtgaggacgcggcggcggcgttggtcGCGAGGGGCGTGTCCCCAGCGGAGCTGCGCCGCGTCAGTGAGTTCTGCCTAGGGGACTACGTCGTGTCAGGACCGTGGCTGGGCCGGGTCTTCGAGGTGTccctcgacgtcgacgtgctcTTCGACGACGGCACCGTCTGCAGGGTCACAACAGCGGACGGCAAGCTGTGGCCCGTCGGCGAGGGCTCTTCAAAACGCTACACCAACAACGTCTTCTATCCGGGGCAGCGCGTCGGCGGCCGCTCGTCCGTCTTCAAGGCCGCCCGGTGGCTCAAGGGCTACTGGAAGCCCAGCGATGGCGAGGGCACCGTGTCCAAGGTGGAAACCGCCAGCGTGCTCGTCTACTGGGTCGCGTCGTCGCAGCTGGGCGCCGAGAGGTCCGTCGTCCAGGCGTCGTCCACGCCGGCGCACCAGCAGAGCCCTCGCGATCTGACATTCTTCCGCGCTGGCGACGACGTCTTGGCAAGGTTCTGGGGCGTGGGCGACCGCTGCTTCTTCCGCgctccttgccgccgccgcgtacTCCCTGCCGGCGATGTCGGTGCCAACCGGAATCGGCTGCGGCGGCTGGGGGCGAAGCGGACGCCGCGACGAGAAAGCTGGAGCCACGCAGGGTTCGAGCGGCCGTTGTCCGTCGCCAGCACGCGCACGACGCTCGACGTGCTGTGGCAGGACGGGACGCGGCAGTGCCAGGCGCCGTCGGTGTCGCTCGTTCCCACCATGCCACAGAACACCCACCACTTGTTCCCAGGCCAGCGCGTCGTTAGCAGGACATCgtcggacggcgacggcgacgtcgcgCGTTCTGGTGTCGTCAGAAGCCTCAACTTCACGGACCAGACCGTGCGCGTGTCGTGGCAAAAGGCGGCGGCTGAACACGCCGATGACGAGACACTGAGCAGCACGTACGATCTTGGCAGGGATTTCGACAGCAATGTCTTCTATGGAGATGTTGTCGTCCGCAGGCGTCCAACAGACTCCTCAATTGGGGTCGCCGGCGACATTTGTGGAAGCACGGAAGAGCCAGTGCTGACACCGTGCCGAAAGAAGGAGCCCACTAGAGCTCATGATCTTTCATGGGTCGGACACATAGTTGATTTTTGTGATGCACACCATGTCCAAGTCAAGTGGGGTGACGGCAACATGTCCAAG GTGTCTTTCCATGAGATAACTGTCGTCAAAGAGCAAAGTTTTGGTGAGTTCCTTCAGGAAATAGGCGAGTGGGTGTCTGAAGATGGAGGCATGAGCAACGACGCTATTGATCACGAAGCACAAGTGACTGCCGCTGCCGTTGTAAGTATCCCTCCGCACACAAATTTCAATTCCCCAAGAGATCGGGTAAATGGTTGGACGGTGCCGGGAGCGTCAACCTCGGAGCTTACGGCCAGAGGGAACAACAATGTATCCGCACCCGTGTCCGGTGGTGATGGTGATGCCAAGGAGACCTCCACTGCTGTGGCAGGCATcaatggaggaggtggtggtgaggGGAAGCAGGCAGAGGCAGATGCCACCGGCGATGACAAGTCATTTAGCTTCCCACAATTTGATATCGTGCAGAGCCCTTCAGATCACCATTACCTTGATAACATGGAGCAG GGCACTGGTGGGGGGAAGAAGTGGATGAAGAGGGTGCAAAAGGAATGGAATATTCTTGAGAATAACTTGCCAG ACACCATCTTCATGCGGGCGTACGAGGACCGCATGGACCTCCTGCGAGCGGTGATGGTCGGAGCTAGCGGGACGCCGTACCATGACGGCCTCTTCTTTTTCGATCTGCAGCTACCGCCGTCGTACCCTGCCGCGCCACCGCTGGTGTGCTACCGATCGTTCGGCCTACGTGTGAACCCCAACCTCTACCCCTCCGGCACGGTGTGCCTGAGCCTGCTCAACACCTTCGGTGGCCACGGAGCCGAGCTGTGGTCCCCGGAGGCTTCGACCGTCCTCCAGgtcgtcgtctccatccagGGCCTCGTGCTCAACGCCCAACCATACTACAACGAGGCGGGCTACGCCGTCCTGGTAGGAACGCCGCAGGGTCGCCGGAACGAGCTCCCGTACAGCGAGAACACCTACCTGCTCACCCTGCAGACCATGCTCCAcctcctgcgccggccgccggcgggcttCGAGGAGTTCGTCAGGGACCACTTCCACCGGCGAGGGCAGCACGTGCTCCGAGCGTGCGAGGCATACCTAGATGGCTGCCTCGTGGGCACGCTCGATGGCGAGGGGAGCGGGGCGCGGCGCCCGTGCTCGGCGGGGTTCAGGCTCGCCCTCGCCAACGTGGTGCCCCGGCTTGTTGAGGCGTTCACCGCGATCGACGCTGATGGATGCAAGGAGTTCGATCGGATACGGGTGCCAACAGTATGCACTTAA
- the LOC106804210 gene encoding uncharacterized protein LOC106804210, whose product MIVQIYVNDIIFGGSSHAFIAKFVDDMSREFEMLMMGELTFFLGLQIKQSKEGTFVHQGKYTKDVVRKFDMADAKPLSTPMGMTTALDADEDGDPVDQKEYRSMIGFLLYLTATRPDIHFAVCLCARFQASPRTSHHQAVKRIMRCRMRCDGRQRAVKVKRKVHADGPRALKDERE is encoded by the exons ATGATTGTTCAGATTTATGTaaatgatattatctttggtggttcctctcatgcttTCATTGCCAAGTTTGTAGATGACATGAGCAGGGAGTTCGAGATGTTGATGATGGGTGAATTGACCTTCTTCCTCGGACTACagatcaagcaaagcaaggaaggaaccttcgtgcaccaagggaagtacacgAAGGATGTGGTGAgaaagtttgacatggctgatgctaaGCCACTGTCCACACCCATGGGAATGACGACGGCACTAGATGCGGATGAAGATGGCGATCCGGTGGACCAGAAGGAGTACCGGAGCATGATCGGCTTCCTCCTCTACTTGACAGCGACGAGGCCGGACATACATTTCGCAGTGTGTCTGTGCGCCCGTTTTCAAGCTTCACCAAGGACATCTCACCATCAGGCAGTGAAGAGAATCATGAG gtgtaggatgcggtgtGACGGCCGAcagcgtgcggtgaaggtcaagcgaaaggttcatgctgatggACCAAGGGCTTTGAAGGATGAAcgtgagtag